Proteins from one Streptomyces sp. NBC_00390 genomic window:
- a CDS encoding acyl dehydratase, with the protein MSTAHSTGTTGVHIGMELPSLTVPVTRTLIVAGAVASRDYQDVHHDAELARSKGSQDIFMNILTTNGLVGRYVTDCFGEHAVLRKVAIRLGAPNYPGDTMVLSGTVTSLDGATAGVRVVGANGIGTHVTGTVTVILPEAGT; encoded by the coding sequence ATGAGCACCGCACACAGCACCGGGACGACCGGTGTGCACATCGGCATGGAGCTGCCGTCGCTCACCGTCCCGGTCACCCGCACCCTGATCGTCGCCGGCGCTGTGGCATCCCGCGACTACCAGGACGTCCATCACGACGCCGAGCTCGCGAGATCGAAGGGCTCACAGGACATCTTCATGAACATCCTGACGACCAACGGACTGGTCGGGCGGTATGTCACCGACTGCTTCGGGGAGCATGCCGTGCTGCGCAAGGTCGCCATCCGGCTGGGCGCACCCAACTACCCGGGAGACACCATGGTGTTGAGCGGCACGGTCACTTCCCTGGACGGCGCGACGGCCGGGGTGCGGGTCGTCGGGGCCAACGGCATCGGCACGCACGTCACCGGCACGGTGACCGTGATCCTCCCGGAGGCCGGCACATGA